A stretch of Schistocerca cancellata isolate TAMUIC-IGC-003103 chromosome 3, iqSchCanc2.1, whole genome shotgun sequence DNA encodes these proteins:
- the LOC126176090 gene encoding zinc finger protein Xfin-like, protein MCNGFLQSQVPVLRAYQQYLQPVIASVTSGCFRCSRCNKVYKHRGVSPQLLDGDSVLFRGISQWSPVVKARSFACARCHNAYTRRDNLMRHIRFECGVEPQFECPICYKKMKHKFSMIKHMKNHNRIRNLQQVNFLCESTVAGRRLCIVSRNFSMVSRCKSQKFYLCSLSQCLYPPTQPDASHSI, encoded by the exons ATGT GTAATGGATTCCTACAGAGCCAAGTTCCAGTACTGCGTGCATACCAGCAATATCTGCAGCCAGTTATTGCTTCAGTGACGTCAGGCTGTTTTAGATGTTCAAGATGTAACAAAGTTTATAAACATAGAG GTGTGAGTCCACAGCTGCTGGATGGAGATTCTGTACTGTTTAGGGGAATTTCCCAGTGGTCCCCAGTTGTGAAAGCCAGGAGCTTTGCTTGTGCCCGCTGTCACAATGCTTATACTCGCCGAGACAACCTGATGCGTCACATCCGATTTGAATGTGGTGTAGAACCACAGTTTGAATGTCCCATATGCTACAAaaaaatgaagcacaaattttcaatgattaAACACATGAAAAACCATAACAGGATTAGAAATTTACAGCaagtaaatttttt GTGTGAATCCACAGTTGCTGGAAGGAGACTCTGTATTGTTTCAAGGAATTTCTCAATGGTATCCAGATGTAAAAGCCAGAAGTTTTACTTGTGCTCGTTGTCACAATGCCTATACCCGCCGACACAACCTGATGCGTCACATTCGATTTGA